A genomic region of Streptomyces rimosus contains the following coding sequences:
- a CDS encoding PhoH family protein codes for MVNSKQRRENGRRTYVLDTSVLLADPGSMSRFDEHEVVLPVVVVTELEAKRHHPELGYFARQALRLLDEYRVRYGRLDAPIPIGDLGGTLRVELNHADPGVLPAGFRLGDNDSRILAVARNLQAEGYDVTVVSKDLPLRIKASAVGLLAEEYRAELAITDSGWTGMAELTATAEQIDGLFAAESAYFPEAAGLPVHTGLVLQSERGKALGRVTVDGSVRLVRGDRDAFGIHGRSAEQRIALDLLLDQEVGIVSMGGRAGTGKSALALCAGLEAVLERRQHRKVMVFRPLYAVGGQELGYLPGTEAEKMSPWAQAVFDTLSAVTTAEVIEEVVGRGMLEVLPLTHIRGRSLHDAFVIVDEAQSLERNVLLTVLSRIGANSRVVLTHDVAQRDNLRVGRYDGVVAVVEKLKGHPLFAHVTLTRSERSPIAALVTEMLEDGRI; via the coding sequence GTGGTGAACAGCAAGCAGCGCCGTGAGAACGGCCGGCGCACCTATGTCCTCGACACCAGCGTCCTGCTGGCGGATCCAGGGTCCATGTCCCGCTTCGACGAGCACGAGGTCGTGCTGCCGGTCGTCGTGGTCACCGAACTGGAGGCGAAGAGGCATCATCCGGAATTGGGCTACTTCGCCCGGCAGGCCCTGCGCCTGCTCGACGAGTACCGGGTGCGGTACGGGCGGCTGGACGCCCCGATCCCCATCGGGGACCTGGGGGGAACCCTCAGGGTCGAGCTGAACCACGCCGACCCCGGAGTGCTGCCGGCCGGCTTCCGCCTGGGCGACAACGACTCGCGCATCCTCGCGGTGGCCCGCAACCTCCAGGCGGAGGGCTATGACGTCACGGTCGTCTCCAAGGACCTGCCGCTGCGCATCAAGGCGTCCGCGGTGGGCCTGCTGGCGGAGGAGTACCGCGCCGAACTGGCCATCACGGACTCCGGCTGGACGGGCATGGCGGAGCTGACCGCCACCGCCGAGCAGATCGACGGGCTCTTCGCCGCGGAGAGCGCGTACTTCCCGGAGGCGGCCGGGCTGCCCGTGCACACCGGTCTCGTACTCCAGTCGGAGCGGGGCAAGGCACTCGGCAGGGTGACGGTCGACGGCAGCGTACGGCTGGTGCGCGGCGACCGGGACGCGTTCGGCATCCACGGGCGCAGCGCCGAGCAGCGCATCGCCCTGGACCTGCTGCTCGACCAGGAGGTCGGCATCGTCTCGATGGGCGGCCGGGCCGGTACGGGCAAGTCGGCGCTGGCGCTGTGCGCGGGTCTGGAGGCGGTGCTGGAGCGGCGTCAGCACCGCAAGGTGATGGTCTTCCGGCCGCTGTACGCGGTCGGCGGCCAGGAGCTGGGCTATCTGCCGGGCACCGAGGCGGAGAAGATGAGCCCGTGGGCCCAGGCCGTCTTCGACACGCTGTCGGCGGTGACCACCGCCGAGGTCATCGAAGAGGTGGTGGGGCGCGGCATGCTGGAGGTGCTGCCGCTCACCCACATCCGCGGCCGTTCGCTGCACGACGCCTTCGTCATCGTCGACGAGGCACAGTCGCTGGAGCGCAACGTCCTGCTGACGGTGCTGTCCCGGATCGGCGCCAACTCGCGGGTGGTGCTCACGCATGACGTGGCGCAGCGCGACAACCTGCGGGTCGGCCGGTACGACGGCGTGGTCGCGGTCGTCGAGAAGCTCAAGGGCCATCCGCTGTTCGCGCATGTGACGCTGACCCGCTCGGAGCGGTCGCCGATCGCGGCGCTGGTGACCGAAATGCTGGAGGACGGCCGGATCTGA
- the mgrA gene encoding L-glyceraldehyde 3-phosphate reductase: MTMTDASVHIAANTRYDSMEYRRTGRSGLKLPAVSLGLWHNFGDDRTLASQRAILRRAFDLGVTHFDLANNYGPPPGSAELNFGKIFAQDFRPYRDEIVLSTKAGYLMHPGPYGEWGSRKYLLSSLDASLKRMGVDYVDIFYSHRFDPDTPLEETMGALASAVQQGKALYVGVSSYSSEQTREAARILREMGVRPLIHQPSYSMINRWTEDDALLDTLEAEGMGCISFAPLAQGLLTDKYLNGIPEGSRASQGKSLDPGLLSEDVRRRLRGLNGIAARRGQSLAQLALSWVLRDERMTSALIGASSVAQLEANVAAVGAPKITDEELSEIEEFAKSTDGVNIWAKRG; this comes from the coding sequence ATGACCATGACTGACGCCTCTGTCCACATTGCCGCGAATACGCGCTACGACTCCATGGAGTACCGCCGCACCGGGCGCAGCGGCCTCAAACTCCCCGCCGTCTCCCTGGGACTGTGGCACAACTTCGGTGACGACCGCACGCTGGCGTCCCAGCGGGCGATCCTGCGCCGCGCCTTCGACCTGGGCGTGACCCACTTCGACCTGGCGAACAACTACGGCCCGCCGCCCGGTTCGGCCGAGCTGAACTTCGGAAAGATCTTCGCGCAGGACTTCCGGCCCTACCGCGACGAGATCGTCCTCTCCACCAAGGCCGGATATCTCATGCACCCCGGGCCGTACGGCGAATGGGGTTCGCGCAAATACCTCCTCTCGTCGCTGGATGCCTCGCTGAAGCGGATGGGCGTCGATTACGTCGACATCTTCTATTCGCACCGATTCGACCCGGACACCCCGCTGGAGGAGACGATGGGCGCCCTGGCGTCCGCCGTCCAGCAGGGCAAGGCGCTGTACGTGGGCGTCTCGTCGTACTCCTCCGAGCAGACCCGTGAAGCCGCCCGCATCCTGCGGGAGATGGGCGTACGGCCGCTGATCCACCAGCCCTCGTACTCGATGATCAACCGCTGGACGGAGGACGACGCGCTGCTGGACACCCTGGAGGCGGAAGGCATGGGCTGCATTTCCTTCGCGCCGCTCGCCCAGGGCCTGCTGACGGACAAGTACCTGAACGGCATTCCGGAGGGCTCGCGCGCGTCCCAGGGCAAGTCGCTCGACCCGGGGCTGCTCTCGGAGGACGTACGGCGGCGCCTGCGCGGCCTGAACGGCATCGCCGCGCGCCGCGGGCAGTCGCTCGCCCAGCTGGCGCTGTCCTGGGTGCTGCGGGACGAGCGGATGACCTCGGCGCTGATCGGGGCGAGCAGCGTGGCGCAGCTGGAGGCGAACGTGGCCGCGGTGGGCGCCCCGAAGATCACGGATGAGGAATTGTCCGAGATCGAGGAGTTCGCGAAGTCGACCGACGGTGTGAACATCTGGGCCAAGCGCGGCTGA
- a CDS encoding DUF192 domain-containing protein, whose translation MPLEIAASYRARSRGLLGRDGIDGALLLTPASAVHTFRMRFAIDVAYLTRDLTVLTVRTMRPGRLGLPRLRARHVLEAEAGAMARWGLRPGVRVTVDAP comes from the coding sequence ATCCCTTTGGAGATCGCCGCGTCCTACCGCGCGCGCAGCCGCGGCCTCCTCGGGCGCGACGGCATCGACGGCGCCCTGCTCCTCACCCCCGCGAGCGCGGTCCACACCTTCCGTATGCGCTTCGCGATCGACGTCGCCTACCTCACCCGGGACCTCACCGTGCTGACCGTCCGCACCATGCGGCCGGGACGGCTCGGGCTCCCCCGTCTCCGTGCCCGGCACGTCCTGGAGGCGGAGGCCGGCGCGATGGCCCGCTGGGGCCTGCGCCCCGGCGTACGCGTCACGGTCGACGCCCCCTGA
- a CDS encoding nuclear transport factor 2 family protein, whose protein sequence is MSAEPDPTPSHRAIENLIARYAELVDDGDFAGLGVLLADATFTGSGAPVSGAGAIERMFRETLIVYGDGTPRTQHVTSNVAIEVDERAGTADARSYVTVFQALPELPLQAIAAGRYRDRFERRGGRWRFAERRVRMRLVGDVSRHLRGGTA, encoded by the coding sequence ATGTCCGCCGAACCCGACCCAACGCCCAGCCACCGGGCCATCGAGAACCTCATAGCGCGCTACGCCGAGCTCGTGGACGACGGTGACTTCGCCGGGCTCGGGGTGTTGCTGGCCGATGCGACCTTTACCGGGAGTGGGGCACCGGTCAGTGGGGCCGGGGCTATCGAGCGGATGTTCCGGGAAACTCTGATCGTTTACGGCGACGGTACGCCGAGGACGCAGCACGTCACGTCCAATGTGGCGATCGAGGTCGACGAGCGGGCGGGTACCGCGGACGCGCGGTCGTACGTCACCGTGTTCCAGGCGCTGCCCGAGTTGCCGCTACAGGCCATTGCCGCTGGTCGTTACCGTGATCGGTTCGAGCGTCGGGGCGGGCGGTGGCGTTTTGCGGAGCGGCGGGTGCGGATGCGGCTCGTCGGTGATGTGAGCCGGCATCTGCGTGGGGGCACCGCGTAG
- a CDS encoding isoprenyl transferase yields the protein MLRSSGVRIPYPPALRNLVYRLYARRVEGRLDHAQVPKHIGVILDGNRRWARADGRTTVQGHQAGAEKITELLGWCAETDVEVVTLWLLSTDNLDRSEKELTPLLGIIENTVRGLAADGRWRVHHVGNRDLLPSDTQRVLKEAEQATEGHTGILVNVAVGYGGRQEIADAVRSLLLDHAERGTTFEELADIVDIDLISEHLYTRGQPDPDLVIRTSGEQRLSGFMLWQSAHSEYYFCEVFWPAFRKVDFLRALRDYAARHRRYGF from the coding sequence ATGCTGCGATCTTCCGGGGTGCGCATCCCGTACCCGCCCGCGTTGCGCAACCTCGTCTACAGGCTCTACGCCCGCCGGGTCGAAGGCCGCCTCGACCATGCCCAGGTCCCCAAGCACATCGGCGTCATCCTCGACGGCAACCGCCGCTGGGCGCGCGCCGACGGCCGCACCACCGTGCAGGGCCACCAGGCCGGCGCCGAAAAGATCACCGAGCTGCTGGGCTGGTGCGCGGAGACCGACGTCGAGGTCGTCACGCTGTGGCTGCTGTCCACGGACAACCTCGACCGGTCCGAGAAGGAACTGACCCCGCTGCTGGGCATCATCGAGAACACGGTGCGCGGCCTGGCCGCGGACGGCCGCTGGCGGGTCCACCACGTCGGCAACCGCGACCTGCTGCCCTCCGACACCCAGCGGGTGCTCAAGGAGGCCGAGCAGGCCACCGAGGGCCACACCGGCATCCTGGTGAACGTCGCCGTCGGCTACGGCGGCCGCCAGGAGATCGCGGACGCGGTGCGCTCGCTGCTCCTGGACCACGCCGAGCGCGGCACCACCTTCGAGGAACTGGCCGACATCGTCGACATCGACCTCATCTCGGAGCACCTCTACACCCGCGGCCAGCCGGACCCGGACCTGGTGATCCGCACCAGCGGCGAACAGCGGCTCTCCGGCTTCATGCTCTGGCAGAGCGCCCACTCGGAGTACTACTTCTGCGAGGTCTTCTGGCCGGCCTTCCGCAAGGTGGACTTCCTGCGCGCCTTGCGCGACTACGCCGCCCGTCACCGGCGTTACGGCTTTTAG
- a CDS encoding DUF397 domain-containing protein, whose translation MTITNWQKSSYSGNASNCVELAEAADRTVLLRESDEPSTVVVTSPQVLGGLLRAARGDVIDR comes from the coding sequence GTGACCATAACCAACTGGCAGAAGTCCTCCTACAGCGGCAACGCGAGCAACTGTGTCGAACTCGCGGAGGCCGCCGACAGGACCGTGCTTCTTCGCGAGAGTGATGAGCCGTCCACCGTCGTTGTCACCAGCCCTCAGGTTCTCGGAGGGCTGCTGCGGGCCGCCCGAGGTGATGTGATCGACCGCTGA
- a CDS encoding prepilin peptidase translates to MAVMVMVFAAVYGAAAGVLVPRPAYRLAVEPGEAWRVRCPGGHPVAGPWRGWLGVGRCRSCGPYGPRAVPVALVTAVVCVLLAAATGPRPELVAWLAAAPVAVLLAVVDWRVRRLPDVLTLPLAGGAALLLGGAALGTEAAGSWGGAVLGGFALAGFYYVLYLINPAGMGLGDVKLAIGLGVTLGWYGWAILITGAFAGLLLGALYGCGVLLRRAGRAERRNDGLKQAIPYGPFMITGAFLGVLLGGAAAS, encoded by the coding sequence GTGGCTGTGATGGTGATGGTTTTTGCCGCCGTGTACGGGGCCGCGGCGGGGGTGCTTGTGCCGCGGCCTGCTTATCGGCTGGCCGTTGAGCCGGGGGAGGCGTGGCGGGTCCGCTGTCCGGGTGGGCATCCGGTCGCCGGTCCGTGGCGGGGGTGGCTGGGTGTGGGGCGCTGTCGTTCGTGTGGGCCGTACGGGCCGCGCGCGGTGCCGGTCGCCCTGGTCACGGCGGTGGTGTGCGTACTGCTCGCCGCCGCCACCGGTCCCCGCCCCGAGCTGGTGGCCTGGCTGGCGGCCGCCCCGGTGGCGGTGCTGCTCGCGGTGGTCGACTGGCGCGTGCGGCGGCTGCCGGATGTGCTGACCCTGCCGCTGGCGGGCGGCGCGGCGCTTCTGCTCGGGGGTGCCGCGCTCGGTACCGAGGCGGCCGGCTCGTGGGGCGGGGCGGTGCTCGGGGGATTCGCCCTCGCGGGGTTCTATTACGTCCTTTATCTGATCAATCCGGCGGGAATGGGACTGGGGGACGTCAAGCTGGCGATCGGGTTGGGGGTCACTCTTGGGTGGTACGGCTGGGCAATTCTGATCACTGGCGCGTTCGCGGGGTTGCTGCTCGGCGCGCTCTACGGCTGCGGGGTCCTGCTGCGGCGCGCCGGACGCGCGGAACGCCGTAATGATGGGCTCAAACAGGCCATCCCGTACGGCCCTTTCATGATCACCGGCGCGTTTCTCGGGGTGCTTCTGGGGGGCGCGGCGGCGTCTTGA